One Pseudoalteromonas sp. UG3-2 DNA window includes the following coding sequences:
- a CDS encoding M28 family metallopeptidase, with protein MKRKLTLTALSMAVLAGCMTTANTTDDLDTAYNSINDAQLRAHIKTLASDEFGGRAPSTKGEELTLAYLTKHFKALGYEPGNGNSFLQEVPLVSLEADPNMSLEIGGKSYEYKKDMVMGSARISELEAINDSELVFVGYGVNAPEYNWNDYEGLDVEGKTVVMLVNDPGFANPDSGLFTGEAMTYYGRWTYKYEEASRQGAAGAIIVHETAPASYPWSVVENSWSGPQFGFDKENNNMDRVAVEGWVTVDVAKELFEKAGLDFETAKQKAAQGAYHVDMGDLTASVTVKNTIKKSTSYNFIATLPGSEKPDEHIIYSAHWDHLGIDPNRKGDQIYNGAHDNASGTGGMIEVAEAFTKLPNRPDRSMTFLAVTAEEQGLLGAKYYAANPVIPADKTVANINMDSLNLLGKVKDISVVGIGKSELDSILEAAAKEQDREVSGDPRPAAGGYYRSDHFAFANMGVPAMYAGGGTEARDEATATYRKRMGLVLRGCYHQPCDRYREEWDLSGAVQDLQLFFKVGYDVSQQEAWPKWNKTAEFQRK; from the coding sequence ATGAAACGTAAACTGACGCTCACGGCGCTGTCAATGGCAGTCCTTGCTGGTTGTATGACCACAGCTAACACCACTGATGATTTAGACACGGCATATAACAGCATTAACGATGCTCAGCTAAGAGCCCATATTAAAACGCTTGCTTCAGATGAATTTGGTGGCCGTGCCCCTTCAACTAAGGGCGAAGAACTCACGCTCGCTTATCTAACTAAACACTTCAAAGCGCTTGGTTATGAACCGGGCAACGGCAATAGCTTTTTACAAGAAGTGCCGTTGGTGTCATTAGAAGCCGATCCCAATATGAGCTTAGAAATTGGCGGCAAAAGCTATGAATACAAAAAAGACATGGTAATGGGCTCTGCTCGGATCAGCGAGTTAGAAGCAATTAACGATTCAGAGCTGGTGTTCGTTGGCTATGGTGTTAATGCTCCTGAGTACAACTGGAATGACTATGAAGGCCTAGATGTAGAAGGTAAAACCGTGGTGATGCTAGTGAACGACCCAGGTTTTGCTAACCCAGATTCAGGCTTATTCACCGGTGAAGCCATGACCTATTATGGTCGTTGGACTTACAAATACGAAGAAGCATCTCGTCAAGGCGCTGCGGGCGCTATCATTGTTCATGAAACGGCTCCGGCTTCCTACCCATGGAGTGTTGTAGAGAACTCTTGGAGTGGTCCACAGTTTGGTTTTGACAAAGAAAATAACAACATGGACCGTGTCGCGGTGGAAGGCTGGGTAACCGTGGATGTTGCCAAAGAGCTGTTTGAAAAAGCTGGTCTAGACTTTGAAACTGCTAAGCAAAAGGCAGCACAAGGTGCTTATCATGTCGACATGGGCGACTTAACGGCCTCTGTTACAGTTAAAAACACCATTAAAAAGTCCACCTCTTATAACTTTATTGCCACCTTGCCTGGTAGCGAAAAGCCTGATGAGCACATTATCTATTCTGCCCACTGGGATCACCTTGGCATTGACCCCAATCGTAAAGGTGACCAAATTTACAATGGTGCTCATGATAATGCCAGTGGCACAGGGGGCATGATTGAGGTGGCAGAAGCCTTTACTAAATTACCTAACCGCCCTGACCGCTCGATGACCTTCCTTGCAGTTACTGCTGAAGAGCAAGGTTTATTAGGGGCAAAATATTATGCCGCTAATCCCGTTATTCCAGCGGATAAAACCGTAGCCAACATTAATATGGACAGCCTAAACCTTTTAGGTAAAGTGAAAGACATTAGCGTGGTTGGTATCGGTAAATCAGAGCTTGATAGCATTTTAGAAGCGGCCGCCAAAGAGCAAGACCGTGAAGTATCTGGCGATCCTCGTCCGGCTGCTGGTGGCTACTACCGCTCAGATCACTTTGCCTTTGCCAATATGGGCGTGCCTGCCATGTATGCTGGCGGCGGCACTGAAGCTCGTGACGAAGCTACGGCAACTTACCGTAAACGCATGGGCTTGGTGCTCAGAGGCTGTTACCATCAGCCGTGTGATCGCTACCGTGAAGAGTGGGACTTAAGCGGCGCGGTTCAAGACTTACAGCTGTTCTTCAAAGTGGGTTACGACGTATCACAGCAAGAAGCCTGGCCAAAATGGAACAAGACCGCAGAGTTCCAAAGAAAATAG
- a CDS encoding DUF3025 domain-containing protein: protein MKKFTAPETWQVECLNNPAFSHLNDLFQLHQQPDWPSPQWLTAQVNRVSKQHYDTVFVADHELDFGDKYYEEIIYQSHKVPTRSNNWHDLFGALIWCLFPKTKALLNALHIAEIEQFGLKQRSKKRNALTLFDECGMVLAIDDEKWRTELQAHQWQSVFYDNRAAWFSRIQPFVFGHANYEMMTNPFIGLTAKLVCIVVPPEFNTLSLAQQYQYLDEQLVAWINNGLLDDNSQLSPLPLLGIPTWHAEDQDLTFYQNTDYFRPKRRK, encoded by the coding sequence ATGAAAAAATTTACCGCACCAGAAACTTGGCAGGTCGAGTGCCTTAACAACCCGGCTTTTAGTCATCTCAATGACTTATTTCAATTACACCAACAACCAGACTGGCCATCACCACAGTGGCTGACGGCACAAGTTAACCGAGTGAGCAAACAGCACTATGATACGGTGTTTGTCGCTGATCATGAGCTTGATTTCGGCGATAAATATTACGAAGAAATTATATATCAAAGCCATAAAGTGCCCACCCGTAGTAACAATTGGCATGACTTATTTGGTGCCTTAATATGGTGTTTATTTCCGAAAACCAAAGCGTTACTTAATGCCTTGCACATTGCAGAGATAGAACAATTTGGTTTGAAACAGCGCAGCAAAAAACGCAATGCCCTGACCTTATTCGATGAGTGCGGTATGGTATTAGCAATTGATGATGAAAAGTGGCGCACCGAGCTGCAAGCACACCAATGGCAAAGCGTGTTTTACGACAACAGAGCAGCCTGGTTTAGTCGTATTCAGCCTTTTGTATTTGGCCATGCCAATTATGAAATGATGACCAATCCCTTTATCGGTTTAACCGCGAAGTTGGTGTGCATTGTCGTTCCCCCTGAGTTCAACACATTGAGCTTGGCGCAACAGTATCAGTATTTAGATGAGCAATTGGTGGCGTGGATCAACAATGGTTTGCTGGACGATAACAGTCAATTGTCGCCGCTGCCGCTGCTAGGGATCCCAACTTGGCATGCAGAGGATCAAGACTTAACCTTTTACCAAAATACGGATTATTTTCGTCCTAAAAGAAGGAAGTAG
- a CDS encoding ABC transporter ATP-binding protein, with protein sequence MIAISGLKKRFVLTKEHKKNKSTTDPRERDGYFHSVEDVSLLCGAGEVLGLLGPNGAGKTTTLRMLSTALKPDAGSINIAGKDVVKKPILARKAIGFLSGSTGLYGRLTAKENVEYFARLHGLRGKALKLRCDELFQRLEMTSFLDKRAEHLSTGMKQKTNIARAVVHNPEVVVLDEPTTGLDIMTTQTVIEFIRDLKSQGTPVIFSTHHLDEIALLCDRVSVINEGVTCFDGSLAQFKEQGQSQELNQAFLNLLTGGADV encoded by the coding sequence ATGATAGCTATATCAGGACTAAAAAAACGCTTTGTGCTGACCAAAGAGCATAAAAAGAACAAAAGCACCACCGACCCCAGAGAGCGCGATGGTTACTTTCATAGCGTGGAAGACGTCAGTTTATTATGTGGCGCAGGGGAAGTATTAGGCCTACTTGGCCCCAATGGCGCAGGCAAAACCACCACGTTACGAATGTTGTCTACAGCGCTTAAACCCGATGCCGGGAGCATTAATATTGCAGGCAAAGACGTGGTAAAAAAACCAATATTGGCAAGAAAGGCGATTGGTTTTCTTTCGGGCTCAACCGGACTTTATGGCCGCCTTACCGCAAAAGAAAACGTGGAATATTTTGCCCGTTTACATGGTCTGCGGGGAAAGGCATTGAAATTACGCTGTGACGAGCTATTTCAGCGCTTAGAAATGACCTCATTTTTGGATAAACGGGCCGAGCACTTATCCACGGGGATGAAGCAAAAAACCAATATTGCCCGGGCTGTGGTTCATAATCCTGAGGTAGTAGTACTGGATGAGCCCACCACGGGGTTGGATATTATGACCACGCAAACCGTGATTGAATTTATACGCGACCTAAAGTCACAAGGCACCCCGGTGATTTTTTCTACCCACCATTTAGATGAAATCGCTTTATTGTGTGACCGGGTATCAGTAATCAATGAAGGGGTAACCTGCTTTGATGGCTCACTAGCGCAGTTTAAAGAACAAGGGCAAAGCCAAGAGCTTAACCAGGCCTTTTTAAACCTATTAACGGGAGGCGCAGATGTTTGA